In the genome of Deinococcus deserti VCD115, one region contains:
- the tilS gene encoding tRNA lysidine(34) synthetase TilS translates to MSTLLAPLHPYAGRVVVVGVSGGADSVALLRALVQAEARPVVAHLDHALRPNSAEDAQWVHDLAEQLGAAHTSTRVDVAAVAARRGWNVEDAARRVRYEVLSRAARQHGAHTVMTAHTRRDQAETVLMGLLRGEAVLTGIPAVRGRVRRPWLDVPRSEIEAYLKALGQEWREDPTNADVTYTRAWLRTEVMPVLAARFPGVEAALGRVAKLAQQDDEALRDLAAALTPHAPRDRVPLAVLRRRVTQELKSAGLQFHVGQVDQLAEAQRTGETRHVTLLGGRGVTVTGGALHLAARAWPLPSFSWPEDWTLRTRQPGDRITLPGGTRKVSDVLTDLKIPRDQRDDVPLLVSAQGVKWIGVEPNIWAKGARAVVGQPADLLDTAMGEALGLAREAALAQEVPVGAVVLGPGGRIIGSGRNTSRADSDMTRHAELAALRAATAELGTAYLTGCTLVVTLEPCPMCLGAALEARVERIVYGASNPKAGALGGVSDLLSSHWGHVPAVTGGVRAQDAARVLRDSFQELRQRRLKSPDV, encoded by the coding sequence GTGTCCACACTTCTTGCCCCTCTGCATCCCTATGCGGGCCGGGTCGTGGTGGTTGGTGTGTCGGGCGGCGCAGATTCCGTGGCGCTGCTGCGGGCACTGGTGCAGGCTGAAGCCCGCCCTGTGGTGGCTCACCTTGACCACGCCCTGCGGCCGAACTCGGCGGAGGACGCCCAGTGGGTGCACGATCTCGCTGAACAGCTGGGGGCAGCCCACACGAGCACGCGGGTTGATGTGGCTGCCGTGGCCGCGCGCCGTGGCTGGAACGTAGAAGATGCTGCCCGCCGGGTGCGTTATGAAGTGCTGAGCCGAGCGGCCCGTCAGCATGGAGCCCACACCGTCATGACGGCGCACACCCGCCGCGATCAGGCCGAAACGGTGCTGATGGGTCTGTTGCGCGGGGAAGCTGTGCTGACCGGAATCCCGGCGGTGCGGGGCCGGGTACGTCGTCCCTGGCTGGATGTCCCCCGAAGTGAGATCGAGGCCTATCTGAAAGCTCTTGGGCAGGAGTGGCGCGAAGACCCCACCAATGCCGACGTGACCTACACCAGGGCGTGGCTGCGTACTGAGGTCATGCCTGTGCTGGCTGCACGGTTTCCAGGAGTGGAGGCAGCGCTGGGCCGGGTGGCAAAGCTGGCTCAGCAGGATGACGAGGCGCTCAGGGATCTTGCCGCAGCCTTGACGCCACATGCCCCGCGCGACCGTGTTCCGCTGGCGGTGCTGCGGCGGCGGGTAACGCAGGAACTGAAATCTGCAGGCTTACAGTTTCATGTGGGTCAGGTTGATCAGCTGGCTGAGGCGCAGCGCACCGGAGAGACGAGACATGTCACGCTGCTGGGTGGCCGGGGCGTCACGGTAACGGGCGGAGCCCTGCACCTCGCAGCGCGTGCGTGGCCCCTGCCGTCCTTTTCCTGGCCAGAAGACTGGACTCTCCGGACCCGGCAACCAGGAGACCGCATTACTTTGCCAGGCGGAACCCGTAAGGTCAGCGATGTTCTGACGGATCTGAAGATCCCCCGGGATCAGCGGGACGACGTGCCGCTGCTGGTGTCTGCGCAGGGCGTGAAGTGGATCGGTGTAGAGCCGAATATCTGGGCCAAGGGCGCGCGTGCAGTGGTAGGCCAGCCTGCAGACCTGCTCGACACCGCAATGGGGGAGGCCCTGGGATTGGCCCGGGAAGCAGCCCTGGCCCAGGAAGTTCCTGTCGGGGCCGTGGTCCTCGGTCCAGGGGGCCGCATCATAGGAAGTGGGCGCAACACCAGCCGTGCCGACAGCGATATGACGCGTCACGCTGAACTGGCGGCACTGCGCGCAGCCACCGCGGAACTCGGTACTGCGTATCTCACCGGATGCACCCTGGTCGTCACCCTGGAGCCGTGCCCGATGTGCCTGGGCGCGGCGCTTGAAGCGCGGGTGGAACGAATCGTGTACGGCGCGAGCAATCCCAAGGCGGGAGCGCTGGGCGGCGTTTCAGATCTCCTTTCCAGCCACTGGGGACATGTGCCGGCAGTGACCGGAGGAGTGCGGGCTCAGGACGCGGCACGAGTGCTCCGGGATAGTTTTCAGGAACTGAGACAGCGCAGGCTGAAGTCCCCGGACGTGTAG